One window from the genome of Rhodococcus sp. ABRD24 encodes:
- a CDS encoding diiron oxygenase: MSDSIFGGSSTGDEAAERETLLRLPSLPPFDPSNPVESAVISSLAGSWPRRATVKRAEPDLDDLFEPDKADYPDHLIPFHDDDRYRRLDEPVRARLSAWAWIAYNKNVMDVEQYVVNPGFRLLSQDAFGTGLGDTLTIATLQAMVDEQYHTLMHLNASALTRRRRGWDLHEGQLPYGPTVRRHHAAVSAADGPRAAALASLAFTTVAETSISAYLGLMTDDETVQPVNRSTVVLHRRDEYCHSSIAGELLKIVFESLGADDRRLLLAGLADGLEAFSANDFSTWAAVMDAEGVPGRQGILADAVHDTSRRNLVQDCSAIRRLCDELGVSAEVPYDW; encoded by the coding sequence ATGAGCGACAGCATTTTTGGTGGAAGTTCAACCGGAGACGAGGCCGCGGAGCGGGAGACGCTGTTGCGGCTGCCGTCCCTGCCGCCGTTCGATCCCTCCAATCCGGTGGAGAGCGCGGTCATCAGCAGCCTCGCCGGCAGTTGGCCCCGGCGAGCCACCGTCAAGAGGGCGGAGCCCGATCTCGACGACCTCTTCGAGCCAGACAAGGCGGATTACCCGGACCATCTGATCCCGTTCCACGACGACGATCGCTACCGTCGGCTCGACGAACCTGTGCGTGCCCGCTTGTCGGCCTGGGCGTGGATCGCCTACAACAAGAACGTGATGGACGTCGAGCAATACGTCGTCAATCCTGGATTCCGGCTCCTGTCACAGGATGCCTTCGGTACCGGCCTCGGGGACACACTCACCATTGCGACACTGCAGGCGATGGTGGACGAGCAGTACCACACGCTGATGCACCTGAACGCGAGCGCGCTCACCAGGCGTCGGCGCGGCTGGGACCTTCACGAGGGTCAACTGCCCTACGGTCCGACGGTGCGTCGCCACCACGCTGCGGTGAGCGCAGCCGACGGCCCCCGTGCCGCCGCGCTGGCGAGTCTGGCATTCACCACGGTTGCGGAGACCTCGATCAGCGCATATCTCGGTCTCATGACCGACGACGAAACCGTGCAACCGGTCAATCGGTCAACCGTCGTGCTGCACCGTCGCGATGAGTACTGCCACTCGTCAATCGCTGGCGAGCTACTGAAGATCGTGTTCGAGAGCCTCGGCGCTGATGACCGGCGACTGCTGCTGGCCGGGCTCGCCGACGGTCTCGAGGCGTTCTCCGCCAACGACTTCTCGACCTGGGCGGCCGTGATGGACGCGGAAGGAGTTCCCGGCAGACAGGGCATCCTCGCGGACGCGGTGCACGACACGAGCCGTCGGAACCTGGTCCAGGACTGCTCGGCGATCCGGCGTCTGTGTGACGAGCTGGGCGTGTCCGCGGAGGTCCCCTACGACTGGTGA
- a CDS encoding prephenate dehydrogenase dimerization domain-containing protein gives MTFPVTPTTDRLVVVGGLGAVGSMLVDLLRTDGAVVTVVDPRADGAVGTGDITAPDATLSAVLADADTVILAVPESVALAAVPVLTRAMRADALLVETLSVKSRIHQVLLDRSLPPGSAAPAVGINPMFAPGLGMSGRPVAAVVHRAGPSVDAFLRSAAGWGAEVVRVDAARHDRIVAATQALTHAAVLSFGLALTELDVGPDELAAIAPPPHTTMLALLARVGSGLPEVYRDIQAGNPAAGDARAALARALAQLADTVACGNDATFQELMDQSVRGLGGRIGEYRALCDTLFRELPTLSDHVRRSDGDL, from the coding sequence GTGACCTTTCCGGTAACGCCCACGACCGACCGACTCGTCGTGGTCGGCGGCCTGGGTGCCGTCGGGTCGATGTTGGTGGACCTGCTGCGCACGGACGGCGCAGTGGTGACGGTCGTGGATCCGAGGGCAGACGGGGCGGTCGGAACCGGTGACATCACGGCACCGGATGCAACGCTGTCTGCGGTCCTCGCGGACGCCGATACGGTGATTCTGGCAGTCCCCGAGTCGGTTGCACTCGCAGCCGTCCCGGTACTCACCCGCGCAATGCGGGCCGACGCGCTGCTCGTCGAGACGCTGTCGGTGAAGTCCCGCATCCACCAAGTCTTGCTCGACCGCTCCCTTCCTCCGGGCTCAGCGGCACCAGCGGTGGGCATCAACCCGATGTTCGCGCCCGGCTTGGGCATGTCCGGACGCCCGGTGGCGGCGGTGGTTCACCGAGCCGGTCCCTCCGTCGACGCGTTTCTCCGCTCGGCGGCCGGCTGGGGTGCGGAGGTGGTACGGGTCGATGCCGCACGACACGACCGGATCGTCGCCGCGACGCAGGCACTCACCCACGCGGCAGTGCTCTCGTTCGGCCTGGCGCTGACGGAACTGGATGTCGGTCCGGATGAACTCGCTGCGATCGCTCCCCCGCCCCACACCACGATGCTGGCGCTGCTGGCACGGGTCGGTTCCGGCCTGCCCGAGGTGTATCGGGACATCCAGGCGGGTAACCCGGCGGCCGGAGACGCGCGCGCTGCGCTGGCACGGGCCCTCGCGCAGTTGGCGGACACTGTCGCGTGCGGCAACGATGCAACGTTCCAGGAACTGATGGATCAGTCCGTGCGCGGACTCGGAGGTCGTATCGGCGAGTACCGCGCGTTGTGCGACACCCTGTTCCGGGAGCTACCGACCCTATCGGACCATGTTCGGCGATCGGACGGTGATTTATGA
- the pabB gene encoding aminodeoxychorismate synthase component I: MAIRTLLIDNYDSFTYNLYSLLSEVNGVPPCVVKNDAEWASVDLDAFDNIVISPGPGRPDRVRDFGISARAIANRAIPVLGVCLGHQGLCHLFGSTVGLAPVPMHGRLSPIRHVGTGLFDSIPSPFEGVRYHSLIVEDLPPELEPLAWTDEGLLMAARHRRYPLWGVQFHPESICTQYGRKLLANFRDLTPARTATAPAEDNEPVPQNRIDAHTEAPPYVVRSVRVDRAVDPQAVYTLLFANGPESFWLDGSAAREPESRFSVMGDCSGPFAEYLTYRVAETTVCVRRQGRPEERINQRFFDYIDEQVRARAVPPNPDLPFAFGLGYVGYLGYELKADAGSQLVHTSPNADAAFVFADRAVVIDHLGGCCYLLALSDDPDDPRVREWFAHTESELCKLDEAVESPPPHPLVKIDEDTKPRLRHDRDAYLALVGQCLDEIRSGESYEVCLTNAASVDRVIDPLQSYETLREISPTPYSALLKFSGLSVLSASPERFLRIGIDRVVESKPIKGTRPRHADDKRDAALRQDLLDSEKDRAENLMIVDLVRNDLSRVCVPGSVHVPKLFDVETYAPVHQLVSTVRGTLRSDVSSVDCVRAAFPGGSMTGAPKLRTMEIIDKLEEGPRGVYSGAIGYFSINGTADFSIVIRTMVATADEVTFGVGGAIVALSDPEEELEETMVKAVTMRRCLSVTAADADDLDRPDSDREDPDP, translated from the coding sequence ATGGCGATCCGCACGCTTCTGATCGACAACTACGACTCGTTCACCTACAACCTCTACAGCCTGTTGTCGGAGGTGAACGGAGTTCCTCCCTGCGTGGTGAAGAACGATGCGGAGTGGGCATCGGTGGACCTCGATGCATTTGACAACATCGTCATCTCCCCAGGCCCGGGCCGTCCCGATCGGGTCCGGGATTTCGGTATCAGCGCACGTGCGATCGCGAACCGAGCGATCCCGGTGCTCGGGGTTTGCCTGGGACATCAGGGGCTGTGTCATCTGTTCGGGAGTACCGTCGGGCTCGCGCCGGTCCCGATGCACGGTCGACTCTCGCCGATCCGTCATGTCGGGACCGGACTCTTCGACAGCATTCCGTCGCCGTTCGAGGGGGTCCGCTACCACTCGTTGATCGTCGAGGACCTACCCCCGGAACTCGAGCCGCTGGCCTGGACCGACGAGGGCCTGCTGATGGCAGCGCGCCACCGCCGGTATCCCTTGTGGGGCGTGCAGTTCCACCCCGAATCGATTTGCACGCAGTACGGACGCAAGCTCCTCGCCAACTTTCGCGATCTCACGCCGGCCCGGACCGCGACCGCCCCGGCCGAGGACAATGAGCCGGTCCCGCAGAATCGCATCGACGCCCACACCGAGGCGCCGCCGTACGTCGTCCGCAGCGTCCGGGTGGACAGGGCCGTAGATCCCCAGGCCGTGTACACACTGCTGTTCGCGAACGGGCCGGAGAGCTTCTGGCTGGACGGCAGTGCGGCACGGGAGCCAGAGTCCCGCTTCTCGGTGATGGGCGATTGTTCGGGGCCGTTCGCGGAGTACCTCACCTACCGGGTTGCCGAGACGACGGTGTGCGTCCGGCGCCAGGGGCGCCCGGAAGAACGAATCAATCAGCGGTTCTTCGACTACATCGACGAGCAGGTACGCGCACGCGCGGTGCCCCCGAATCCCGATCTTCCCTTCGCTTTCGGACTCGGCTACGTCGGGTACCTGGGTTACGAACTCAAGGCCGACGCGGGCAGTCAATTGGTACACACCTCTCCAAACGCGGATGCCGCCTTCGTCTTCGCTGATCGCGCGGTGGTGATCGATCACCTCGGCGGCTGCTGCTACCTCCTCGCCCTCAGTGACGATCCCGACGATCCGCGCGTGCGAGAGTGGTTCGCGCACACCGAATCCGAACTGTGCAAACTCGACGAAGCCGTCGAATCGCCACCACCACACCCTCTGGTCAAAATCGACGAGGACACGAAGCCGCGACTCCGACACGACAGAGACGCGTACCTGGCGCTCGTCGGCCAGTGCCTCGACGAGATCCGGTCCGGCGAATCGTACGAGGTCTGTCTGACGAATGCGGCATCCGTCGATCGGGTGATCGATCCCCTGCAGAGCTACGAGACCCTTCGCGAGATCAGCCCCACTCCGTACAGCGCGCTACTGAAATTCTCCGGCCTGTCGGTGCTGAGCGCGTCGCCTGAGCGCTTCCTGCGGATCGGTATCGACCGAGTCGTCGAGTCGAAACCGATCAAGGGCACGCGGCCCCGGCACGCCGACGACAAACGCGATGCGGCGCTGCGGCAGGATCTGCTCGACAGCGAGAAGGATCGGGCCGAGAACCTCATGATCGTCGATCTGGTTCGTAACGATCTGTCCCGCGTGTGCGTCCCCGGGTCGGTCCACGTCCCGAAGCTGTTCGATGTCGAGACCTACGCCCCGGTGCATCAGCTGGTGTCGACGGTGCGTGGCACGCTGCGCAGTGATGTGTCCTCGGTCGACTGCGTCCGCGCGGCATTCCCCGGCGGCTCGATGACCGGTGCGCCGAAGCTCCGCACGATGGAGATCATCGACAAGCTCGAGGAGGGTCCGCGTGGCGTGTACTCCGGCGCCATCGGCTACTTCTCGATCAATGGGACGGCAGACTTCTCGATCGTCATCCGGACCATGGTCGCGACTGCTGACGAGGTGACATTCGGGGTGGGCGGGGCCATCGTCGCGCTGTCGGATCCTGAAGAGGAACTCGAGGAGACCATGGTCAAGGCCGTCACAATGCGACGCTGTCTGTCGGTGACCGCCGCCGACGCCGACGACCTCGACCGGCCAGATTCCGATCGTGAGGATCCCGATCCGTGA
- a CDS encoding chorismate mutase family protein — MDDTNGSTKAGTSGIPTGTISADQPDLEALRAELDGIDRRLLEDIGARIDVCVRIAQVKRDRQIPMMQPHRVNLVQDRAEDFARTHGLSPAFLRRLYDVLIGETCRVEDLVIGRDGAVDVGVPNGDGGKGNGDEINGNGIAG; from the coding sequence ATGGACGACACCAACGGCTCGACAAAGGCCGGCACCTCCGGGATACCCACGGGAACCATCTCGGCAGACCAACCGGACCTCGAGGCACTTCGTGCAGAACTCGACGGAATCGACCGGCGGCTACTCGAGGACATCGGGGCCCGGATCGATGTGTGTGTCCGAATTGCCCAGGTGAAGCGGGACCGGCAGATTCCGATGATGCAGCCACATCGGGTGAATCTCGTGCAGGACCGGGCAGAGGACTTCGCACGCACCCATGGCCTGTCGCCCGCGTTCCTTCGACGCCTATACGACGTGCTGATCGGCGAGACGTGCCGGGTCGAGGATCTCGTGATCGGCCGAGACGGCGCGGTCGACGTGGGCGTCCCCAACGGAGACGGAGGCAAGGGTAACGGCGACGAGATCAACGGCAACGGCATTGCAGGTTGA
- a CDS encoding lipase family protein — MRKALAVAAVVACSMILEPMTSTAAPIYPVSDPDPFYAPSNDLAEHAPGDVLSAREMPPLPLFPNTTVWQIKFRSTNSTNRPIAAVTTVLVPANRKPNGPLLSYQHIINALGTQCAPSRALYSNDANLIIREAPALNVVLARGWTVALPDHLGPGSAYGAAKLGGQISLDGVRAVQRFPVLGLARSPVTMAGYSGGGMATAYAAALAPSYAPELNIVGVAAGGVPMNIGKMAQGLGTAPHPVFGLALAAAIGLEREYPDRLPISEQLNAKGLAMRNAVANACTNDILTVGAGRSAFEISNTTDLLASPAAVEILDDNSIEKFPGIPTAPLFEWHSPTDALIPVDSIDSTMQRYCAAGAKVQSELFPSPDHLTTAVLGLPRALDYLDARFRGEPAPSNC, encoded by the coding sequence ATGAGGAAAGCGCTAGCTGTCGCCGCGGTGGTCGCATGCTCGATGATTCTCGAACCGATGACATCGACCGCGGCACCGATCTACCCGGTGAGCGATCCTGATCCCTTCTACGCCCCGTCGAACGATCTCGCCGAGCACGCTCCCGGCGATGTGCTCTCCGCCCGCGAGATGCCACCGTTGCCGCTGTTCCCGAACACCACCGTGTGGCAGATCAAGTTCCGCTCCACAAACTCGACGAACCGGCCGATCGCGGCAGTGACCACTGTGCTCGTCCCGGCCAACCGGAAGCCGAACGGCCCGTTGCTCTCCTACCAGCACATCATCAACGCACTCGGTACCCAGTGCGCGCCATCGCGCGCTCTGTACAGCAATGACGCCAACCTGATCATTCGCGAGGCGCCGGCGCTCAATGTCGTCCTTGCCCGCGGCTGGACCGTGGCGTTGCCCGATCATCTCGGGCCCGGTAGTGCCTACGGCGCCGCGAAACTGGGCGGACAGATCTCGCTGGACGGAGTCCGCGCGGTCCAGCGGTTCCCCGTTCTCGGCCTCGCGCGTAGCCCGGTGACGATGGCGGGATACTCCGGCGGCGGGATGGCGACGGCGTATGCGGCAGCCCTCGCGCCCTCGTACGCTCCGGAACTGAACATCGTCGGAGTTGCCGCCGGCGGAGTACCGATGAACATCGGGAAGATGGCACAGGGGCTAGGCACCGCCCCGCACCCGGTGTTCGGTTTGGCCCTCGCAGCCGCGATCGGCCTCGAACGCGAGTATCCCGACCGACTGCCCATCAGCGAGCAACTGAACGCCAAAGGGTTGGCGATGCGCAATGCAGTCGCCAATGCGTGCACCAACGACATTCTGACGGTGGGCGCTGGCCGCAGCGCCTTTGAGATCTCGAATACGACCGATCTGTTGGCCAGCCCGGCCGCCGTCGAGATCCTCGACGACAACAGCATCGAAAAATTTCCCGGCATCCCCACCGCGCCGCTCTTCGAGTGGCACAGTCCGACCGATGCTCTCATCCCGGTCGACTCGATCGACTCGACGATGCAGCGCTACTGCGCGGCCGGGGCGAAGGTTCAATCGGAGCTATTTCCCAGCCCGGACCATCTCACCACCGCGGTACTCGGCCTCCCACGAGCGCTGGACTATCTCGACGCACGCTTCCGTGGAGAACCCGCGCCCAGCAACTGCTGA
- a CDS encoding RNA polymerase-binding protein RbpA, which produces MADRVLRGSRLGAVSYETDRDHDLAPRRVARYRCDNGEEFDVPFADEAEIPGTWLCKNGLEGALLEGTAPEAKKVKPPRTHWDMLLERRSVEELEELLKERLDLLKTKRRGA; this is translated from the coding sequence ATGGCAGATCGCGTACTTCGAGGTAGCCGACTCGGTGCGGTGAGCTACGAGACCGATCGAGACCACGACCTGGCGCCCCGTCGCGTCGCCCGTTACCGGTGCGACAATGGCGAGGAGTTCGATGTTCCCTTCGCCGACGAAGCCGAGATCCCCGGCACGTGGCTGTGCAAGAACGGGCTCGAGGGAGCGCTCCTGGAGGGCACCGCTCCCGAGGCGAAGAAGGTCAAGCCGCCTCGTACCCACTGGGACATGCTGCTCGAGCGCCGCTCGGTCGAGGAACTAGAAGAGTTGCTCAAGGAGCGCCTCGACCTCCTCAAGACCAAGCGTCGCGGAGCGTAA
- a CDS encoding hydrogenase maturation protease, which produces MGNEFRRDDGLGPAVIRALADRTPGGHRVDAVVAADAVDLLDAWSGADLAIVVDLAMGTPARAGRVRRATSAGVDAVGSIGGHSVDLFTTLELARELGRSPGALVVFTVEGADVRVGIGLSPPVARAVAEVVAAIDTELENWEISESARRRVPDPPGPWPAR; this is translated from the coding sequence ATGGGAAACGAGTTCCGGCGGGACGACGGCCTGGGACCGGCGGTCATCCGGGCGCTGGCAGACCGAACCCCCGGTGGTCACAGGGTGGACGCGGTCGTTGCGGCCGACGCGGTCGACCTGCTCGACGCCTGGTCGGGGGCTGACCTCGCGATCGTGGTGGACCTGGCGATGGGCACCCCTGCGCGGGCGGGGCGGGTGCGGCGGGCCACCTCGGCTGGGGTCGATGCAGTGGGCTCGATAGGCGGCCACAGTGTCGACCTGTTCACGACGCTGGAGCTGGCCCGCGAGCTCGGCCGCAGCCCGGGTGCCCTCGTCGTATTCACCGTCGAGGGCGCCGATGTCAGGGTGGGGATCGGTCTGTCGCCCCCTGTCGCACGGGCGGTCGCGGAAGTTGTGGCTGCGATCGATACCGAACTGGAGAACTGGGAGATCAGCGAAAGCGCTCGGCGGCGCGTGCCAGACCCACCAGGTCCGTGGCCAGCGCGCTGA
- a CDS encoding nickel-dependent hydrogenase large subunit, which produces MAGDAPDGDAAAERRQLTVRALARVEGEGRLDVAVRNGSVESAQLNIYEPPRFFEAFLRGRDFREPPDLTSRICGICPVAYQVSACNALEQACGASVDRRVVELRRLLYCGEWIASHALHIYFLHAPDFLGAPDSVALARSQRGAVERGLALKKAGNAILETVGGRPIHPVNVRVGGFYRAPTRTDLAPLAETLRRALDDAIETVRWVAGFEFPDVRLESTLMALHHPERYAIEDGDIRTSGGGGFPVADFDDHVVEYHVPHSTALHARLDGERYLTGPLARYTLHHEQLSATAREAATAAGLDTECRNPFRSIVVRAVEVVYAVDEALRLIEAYERPEPPATPVTARAAVGRGVSEAPRGLLYHRYHLAANGLIESANIVPPTAQNQDAIEADLADRIGEHLDLDDAALTALCERTIRNHDPCISCATHFLDLRVVRR; this is translated from the coding sequence ATGGCCGGTGATGCACCCGACGGCGACGCCGCGGCCGAGCGCCGCCAGTTGACCGTCCGGGCTCTGGCCCGGGTAGAGGGTGAGGGACGGCTGGACGTCGCGGTCCGAAACGGGTCGGTCGAGTCGGCGCAGCTGAACATCTACGAACCGCCCCGGTTCTTCGAGGCGTTCCTGCGCGGCCGCGACTTCCGGGAACCACCGGACCTCACCTCCCGGATCTGCGGCATCTGTCCGGTCGCCTACCAGGTGAGCGCGTGCAATGCCCTCGAGCAGGCGTGCGGAGCTTCCGTGGACCGGCGGGTGGTCGAGCTACGCCGGTTGCTGTACTGCGGCGAGTGGATCGCGAGCCACGCACTGCACATCTATTTCCTGCATGCCCCGGATTTCCTGGGCGCACCCGACTCTGTGGCACTGGCGCGCTCCCAGCGGGGCGCGGTCGAACGGGGCCTCGCCTTGAAGAAGGCTGGTAACGCGATCCTCGAGACCGTCGGTGGACGGCCCATCCACCCGGTCAATGTGCGGGTCGGGGGCTTCTACCGGGCACCCACCCGCACCGATCTCGCGCCGCTCGCCGAGACACTCCGCCGCGCCCTCGACGACGCAATCGAGACGGTTCGCTGGGTCGCCGGGTTCGAGTTCCCCGATGTCCGGCTCGAATCGACACTCATGGCCCTGCACCACCCGGAGCGATACGCGATCGAGGATGGGGACATCCGCACCAGCGGGGGCGGCGGCTTTCCTGTCGCCGACTTCGACGACCATGTCGTCGAATACCACGTCCCGCACTCGACGGCGTTGCACGCCCGCCTGGACGGGGAGAGGTATCTCACCGGGCCCCTGGCTCGGTACACCCTCCACCATGAGCAACTGTCCGCGACCGCCCGCGAGGCAGCAACGGCCGCCGGACTCGACACCGAATGCCGAAACCCATTCCGCAGCATCGTAGTTCGCGCCGTCGAGGTGGTCTATGCGGTGGATGAAGCGCTTCGGCTGATCGAGGCCTACGAGCGGCCCGAGCCCCCCGCCACACCGGTGACTGCGCGCGCGGCAGTGGGCCGTGGCGTGAGCGAGGCCCCACGTGGCCTGCTCTACCACCGCTACCATCTCGCCGCGAATGGGCTGATCGAGTCGGCGAACATCGTGCCGCCGACCGCGCAGAACCAGGATGCGATCGAGGCAGATCTCGCCGATCGGATCGGTGAGCATCTGGACCTCGACGATGCCGCCTTGACGGCACTGTGCGAGCGAACGATCCGCAACCACGATCCCTGTATCTCCTGTGCCACGCACTTCCTCGATCTCCGGGTCGTGCGCCGGTGA
- a CDS encoding oxidoreductase, with product MPEPFPPSKPTLAVWKFASCDGCQLSLLDCEDELLAVAGSMQIAHFLEMSSASVDGPYDLSLVEGSITTAADVERIHRIRDDSARLVTIGACATAGGVQALRNFGDVAEFADVVYASPQYIDTLGTSTPISAHVPVDFELRGCPIDRRQLIEVITAFLAGRTPNIPNTSVCTECKRRGLTCVMVADGTPCLGPVTHAGCGALCPAHSRGCYGCFGPTPDPNIASLAGWLRRCGMDEEAVGRVFSTFNVAAPGFEEGRRHGR from the coding sequence ATGCCCGAACCATTCCCGCCCTCGAAGCCGACACTCGCGGTGTGGAAGTTCGCCTCGTGTGACGGGTGCCAGCTGTCGCTTCTCGACTGTGAGGACGAGCTCCTCGCGGTGGCCGGATCGATGCAGATCGCACATTTTCTGGAGATGTCGAGCGCATCGGTCGACGGTCCCTACGACCTGTCGCTGGTGGAGGGCTCGATCACCACCGCGGCCGATGTGGAACGGATCCACCGGATCCGGGATGATTCGGCACGGCTGGTGACGATCGGTGCGTGCGCCACCGCCGGGGGCGTCCAGGCGCTGCGGAACTTCGGCGATGTCGCCGAGTTCGCGGACGTCGTCTACGCGAGTCCGCAGTACATCGATACGCTCGGGACGTCGACGCCGATATCGGCACATGTCCCGGTGGATTTCGAGTTGCGCGGCTGTCCGATCGACCGCCGGCAACTCATCGAGGTGATCACCGCTTTCCTGGCCGGACGCACCCCGAACATCCCGAATACCAGCGTCTGTACCGAATGCAAACGGCGCGGACTGACGTGTGTCATGGTTGCCGACGGCACCCCATGCCTCGGCCCCGTCACACACGCCGGCTGCGGTGCACTGTGTCCCGCCCACTCTCGGGGCTGTTACGGCTGCTTCGGGCCGACACCAGACCCGAACATCGCCTCGCTCGCCGGATGGCTACGCCGGTGCGGAATGGACGAGGAGGCTGTCGGGAGGGTGTTCTCCACTTTCAATGTGGCGGCGCCCGGGTTCGAGGAGGGCCGTCGGCATGGCCGGTGA
- a CDS encoding FAD/NAD(P)-binding protein, translated as MTTPLVPVPHRVLRRTVETNDSATLELGPVGSPLPAFRPGQFMMLCAPGVGEIPVSLCGDPSRQDGTLTHTIRRVGAVSAALHDAPVGRVIGVRGPFGTGWDLTPAIGGDLLIVAGGVGLAAVRAPVLAVLADRHRYRRVGLVVGARNPAEILYRRDLDVWQDAGIDVVVTIDQPTRDWSGPVGFVTEVLARLEIDPARTRSLVCGPEAMMRYAVRILEGKGMQPWDIEVSLERNMQCGIGVCGHCQLGELLLCRDGPVVDYAIAAPLLHTREL; from the coding sequence ATGACGACACCACTTGTGCCGGTTCCGCACCGGGTGCTGCGTCGGACGGTCGAGACCAACGATTCGGCGACCCTCGAACTGGGCCCGGTCGGTTCACCGTTACCGGCATTCCGGCCCGGCCAGTTCATGATGCTGTGCGCGCCGGGCGTCGGCGAGATCCCGGTTTCGCTGTGCGGGGATCCGAGCAGGCAGGACGGCACGCTGACCCACACCATCCGGCGGGTCGGCGCGGTGAGCGCTGCATTGCATGACGCGCCGGTGGGCCGCGTGATCGGGGTGCGCGGGCCGTTCGGCACCGGCTGGGATCTGACGCCGGCGATCGGTGGCGACCTGCTGATCGTCGCGGGGGGTGTCGGGCTCGCGGCAGTCCGCGCGCCGGTGCTGGCGGTCCTCGCGGATCGGCACCGCTATCGGCGGGTCGGCCTCGTCGTCGGCGCTCGCAATCCCGCCGAGATCCTGTACCGCCGAGACCTGGACGTCTGGCAGGACGCGGGTATCGACGTCGTGGTGACGATCGATCAGCCGACTCGCGACTGGTCCGGACCTGTCGGATTCGTCACCGAGGTTCTGGCAAGACTCGAGATCGATCCCGCTCGCACCCGGTCGCTGGTCTGCGGCCCGGAGGCCATGATGCGGTACGCGGTGCGGATTCTGGAAGGAAAAGGCATGCAGCCGTGGGACATCGAGGTGTCACTGGAGCGGAACATGCAGTGCGGCATCGGTGTGTGTGGACACTGCCAGCTGGGCGAACTGCTGCTGTGCCGCGACGGCCCGGTAGTCGACTATGCGATTGCTGCACCTCTACTGCACACCAGGGAGTTGTGA
- a CDS encoding cyclic nucleotide-binding domain-containing protein: MTTPPEDTRTPILLPELGAADRQRLQRMSTPVTFEAGEYIFREGEAARSCWLLRRGRVLLSTSVPGRGDVVIETLSDGDVLGWSWMQPPHVWSFGALAATATEAWKIDAATLRAAAEVDPAFGYAVTRALSGLLLDRLLATRARLLDLYSNPGTP; this comes from the coding sequence GTGACCACCCCACCAGAGGACACCCGCACACCGATCCTGCTGCCGGAGTTGGGCGCCGCGGACCGGCAGCGGCTGCAGCGGATGAGTACACCGGTGACGTTCGAGGCAGGCGAGTACATCTTCCGGGAGGGCGAGGCGGCCCGCAGCTGCTGGCTGTTGCGGCGCGGCCGCGTCTTGTTGAGCACGTCGGTACCCGGTCGCGGAGACGTCGTGATCGAGACGCTTTCGGATGGCGACGTCCTCGGCTGGTCCTGGATGCAGCCCCCGCACGTGTGGAGTTTCGGGGCGCTGGCGGCGACAGCAACCGAGGCGTGGAAGATCGATGCGGCGACCCTGCGCGCTGCTGCCGAGGTAGATCCGGCCTTCGGTTATGCGGTGACGCGCGCCCTGTCCGGATTGCTGCTCGATCGGTTGCTGGCGACCCGCGCTCGCCTGCTCGACCTGTACTCGAATCCCGGAACGCCATGA